A single Pedobacter sp. PACM 27299 DNA region contains:
- a CDS encoding carboxymuconolactone decarboxylase family protein — MTAATETIQELLALVGLETEYRNESLTLLEKGNSRYVRDLKLNLSSTFTSSHLSDKECALIALSIAVNNNNKVLIDFFEKLAITKEATAEEIAEAVGCASLLALNNVFYRFRHFTGKEKYTQIPARVRMQIMSSPVTGKEFFELMSIAVSAVNGCEMCVNAHEHSILALGATEERVFDAVRIASIVTSAGKVIY; from the coding sequence ATGACAGCAGCAACAGAAACTATTCAAGAATTATTAGCCCTAGTAGGTCTTGAAACAGAGTATAGAAATGAAAGTCTTACGCTTTTAGAAAAAGGCAATTCAAGATACGTACGTGATTTAAAATTGAACTTAAGCAGCACTTTTACCTCAAGTCATTTGAGCGATAAAGAATGCGCATTGATCGCATTGAGTATTGCTGTAAATAACAACAATAAAGTATTGATTGATTTCTTTGAGAAATTAGCAATCACAAAAGAAGCGACAGCGGAAGAAATCGCTGAAGCAGTAGGTTGTGCGTCTTTATTGGCCTTAAATAACGTGTTTTACCGTTTCCGTCACTTTACCGGAAAAGAGAAATATACTCAGATTCCTGCGCGTGTACGCATGCAGATTATGAGCAGCCCGGTTACTGGTAAAGAATTTTTTGAGTTGATGAGCATCGCCGTTTCTGCCGTTAATGGCTGTGAAATGTGTGTGAATGCACATGAGCACTCGATCTTGGCTTTAGGCGCTACAGAAGAAAGAGTATTTGATGCGGTCCGTATCGCTTCAATCGTTACTTCTGCAGGAAAAGTAATTTACTAA
- a CDS encoding serine hydrolase domain-containing protein, with translation MSTNPYRFIYLCIFVLFPVMLHAQTNQESQQIDKLVKTFVALDQFSGTVLVAKKGKVVFSKGYGLANREWNAANTADTKFRIGSLTKQFTAMLILQLYQEGKINLDGHISDYLPYYRKDIGTKVTIHQLLSHTSGLGDFGSREDFWEICKTEYTPQEFIEKYCSADLEADPGLRYRYSNSGYYILGAIIESLRSKPYSEVLKERILDVLGMNSSGMERRKEVLSKQASGYNLQYGKYTKPDYINLYAVIFAAGGMYATVGDLLKWDRALYTEQLLSNKNLELLFKPNMEKYAYGIMFNKMKIPGLAFTSEFSSHTGAINGFRSIIVREKHKEQAIIILGNTAPGGTNVDLNPISNKIYSVINGLSYEEPKLEIVQAMAPKILNGSVEVGISFYRKEKLEKNRRFEFNLAEGELNTMGYYLLGEGKKAEALAIFKLNTTEFQQSWNAFDSYAEALEGAGQINESIINYKRSLTVNPDNTHARERLKSLSAATSEP, from the coding sequence ATGAGCACCAATCCGTACCGTTTTATTTACCTCTGTATATTTGTGTTGTTTCCGGTGATGCTGCATGCACAAACAAATCAAGAAAGTCAACAGATCGACAAACTGGTAAAGACCTTTGTAGCTCTTGATCAATTTAGCGGGACTGTGCTGGTCGCGAAAAAGGGTAAAGTTGTGTTTAGCAAAGGTTATGGTTTGGCAAACCGGGAATGGAATGCCGCAAATACTGCCGATACGAAATTTAGAATTGGTTCGCTCACCAAACAGTTTACGGCGATGCTAATCCTACAGCTTTATCAGGAAGGAAAAATCAATCTAGATGGACATATTTCCGATTACCTGCCCTATTACAGAAAGGATATTGGTACAAAAGTAACTATTCACCAGTTGTTGAGCCACACTTCCGGACTTGGTGATTTTGGCAGCAGAGAGGATTTCTGGGAAATCTGCAAGACAGAATATACGCCCCAGGAATTTATAGAGAAGTATTGCAGCGCGGACCTTGAGGCTGATCCTGGTCTTCGCTATCGTTATTCCAATTCCGGCTATTATATCCTTGGAGCCATCATAGAATCGCTGCGGTCTAAGCCCTACAGTGAAGTGCTTAAAGAAAGAATACTGGATGTGCTTGGGATGAACAGCTCAGGCATGGAGAGGAGAAAAGAAGTACTCAGCAAACAGGCCTCAGGTTATAACCTCCAGTATGGAAAATATACAAAACCTGATTATATCAACCTTTATGCGGTCATTTTTGCGGCAGGGGGAATGTATGCTACGGTTGGGGATCTTCTGAAATGGGACAGGGCATTGTACACTGAACAGTTACTATCAAATAAAAACCTGGAGCTCCTGTTTAAACCGAATATGGAGAAATATGCCTACGGGATAATGTTCAACAAGATGAAAATCCCCGGTCTCGCTTTTACTTCTGAGTTTTCCTCACATACCGGGGCAATCAATGGCTTCAGATCGATAATTGTCAGGGAAAAACATAAAGAGCAAGCGATCATTATCTTAGGCAATACAGCCCCTGGAGGGACAAATGTAGACCTTAACCCCATCAGCAACAAGATATATTCAGTGATTAATGGCCTTAGTTATGAAGAACCAAAGCTGGAGATTGTGCAAGCAATGGCCCCTAAAATCCTGAATGGGTCCGTTGAAGTAGGCATTTCATTTTACAGGAAAGAGAAGCTGGAGAAAAACAGAAGATTTGAATTCAATCTGGCTGAAGGTGAGTTAAACACCATGGGCTATTATCTTTTAGGAGAAGGTAAAAAAGCCGAAGCCTTAGCCATATTCAAATTGAATACTACGGAGTTCCAACAGTCCTGGAATGCCTTCGACAGCTATGCCGAGGCATTGGAAGGAGCCGGACAAATCAATGAATCAATCATAAACTACAAACGGTCTTTAACAGTCAATCCAGATAATACTCATGCAAGAGAGCGGTTAAAGTCATTAAGCGCTGCGACTTCCGAACCTTAA
- a CDS encoding phosphoenolpyruvate carboxylase, whose product MMQKQRAKGQRESVFNNEVVSRFELYNSLFLTLPFYRVKDTGTLLPLFIKYCEDGVKNHETPAGIINAFFEKYTQNNSKKDIIDLLFRFIQYIERQVVLFDAVEDASFNKLNAEEEHSALLVYLKKAVDNPALTEKIEKLIEEFSLRLVLTAHPTQFYPGSVLSIITDLTTAIKTNDISTINQLLQQLGKTPFFNKKSPTPVDEALSLAWYLENVFYFAAANIQSEIDQSLNDYNLESKKIIELGFWPGGDRDGNPNVHADSTIQVSKMLRQILFRCYYRDFRNLKRRITFRGVEENIALVQETLYAQAFNPNIATEDISASLIEILNKIKTTLLEDHDGLFADLVSDLIRKMELYGSHFASLDIRQDSRVLRDVHTYCRQSKPLTTLYPENYENLNEQEKIKAMIFKSAKVNYTEPANSLTEDTLQTIAEIKQIQQINGEMACHRFIISNCQQASDILQLIELFLYNGWTEDELTIDFVPLFETVHDLADASEIMETLYSHPFYKKHLQNRGGKQHIMLGFSDSTKDGGYLMANWSIFNAKVALTETADKHNIQLAFFDGRGGPPSRGGGKTHRFYASMGKEIANKNIQLTVQGQSISSQYGSIDSAEFNMEQLINAGISAGMKEKHNILLDPLHKNLLDEMATESFEAFVSLRKHPLFLSYLEKFSPLTLLSKITISSRPVKRNSGEALKLEDLRAISFVTAWSQLKQNIPGFYGIGTALKSQLDLGNWDKVVKTYQESGYFKTIIDNCMMSMSKADFAITAHFANDTEYGAFWTTLYNEFELSKELLLKLSGHESLMENYPVEKRSISVREKIVLPLVLIQHYALEQLQNDNISEEEQQSLEKLSIRTVYGIVNAGRNLA is encoded by the coding sequence ATGATGCAGAAACAACGCGCTAAAGGCCAGAGAGAGTCCGTATTCAACAATGAGGTTGTCTCCAGATTTGAACTTTACAACAGCCTTTTCCTTACCCTTCCCTTCTACAGAGTAAAAGATACCGGAACTTTGCTTCCGCTCTTCATTAAGTATTGCGAAGATGGTGTCAAGAACCACGAAACGCCAGCAGGAATCATTAATGCATTTTTTGAAAAGTATACCCAAAATAATTCTAAGAAAGACATTATCGACCTACTTTTCCGCTTCATTCAATACATCGAACGCCAGGTGGTATTGTTTGATGCTGTTGAAGATGCCTCCTTCAATAAACTAAATGCAGAAGAAGAACACAGTGCTTTACTTGTTTATCTGAAGAAGGCGGTTGACAATCCAGCCTTAACCGAAAAAATTGAGAAACTAATTGAAGAGTTTTCCCTGAGACTGGTACTGACCGCCCACCCTACCCAGTTCTATCCTGGAAGTGTGCTATCGATCATTACCGACTTAACCACCGCCATTAAGACGAATGACATTTCTACCATCAATCAGCTGCTGCAGCAATTGGGTAAAACGCCATTCTTTAACAAAAAATCACCTACTCCAGTAGATGAAGCTTTGAGCCTGGCCTGGTACCTGGAAAATGTATTCTATTTTGCTGCTGCCAATATCCAATCGGAGATTGACCAAAGCTTAAATGATTATAACCTGGAATCTAAAAAAATCATCGAACTTGGCTTCTGGCCAGGAGGCGATCGTGACGGGAATCCTAATGTGCATGCCGATTCTACCATTCAGGTGTCCAAAATGCTGCGTCAGATCCTTTTCAGATGTTATTACAGGGACTTTAGAAATCTGAAACGCCGTATTACCTTTAGAGGTGTAGAAGAAAATATTGCCTTAGTACAAGAAACGCTATACGCACAGGCCTTTAATCCAAATATTGCTACAGAAGACATTTCTGCCAGCTTAATTGAGATCCTGAACAAGATTAAAACCACGCTTTTAGAAGACCATGACGGCTTGTTTGCCGACCTTGTTTCAGACCTGATCCGCAAGATGGAGCTTTACGGCAGTCACTTTGCCTCTTTAGACATCCGCCAAGACAGCAGGGTACTAAGAGATGTACATACTTATTGCCGCCAGAGCAAGCCTTTAACGACCCTGTATCCTGAAAACTATGAAAACCTAAATGAGCAGGAGAAGATCAAGGCCATGATCTTTAAAAGTGCCAAGGTGAATTACACGGAACCAGCAAACTCTTTAACGGAAGATACCCTGCAAACCATCGCAGAGATCAAGCAAATTCAGCAGATCAATGGAGAAATGGCCTGTCACAGGTTTATTATCAGTAATTGCCAGCAGGCGAGTGATATCTTACAGCTGATCGAACTGTTCCTATATAATGGCTGGACAGAAGATGAACTGACCATAGATTTCGTACCTCTTTTTGAAACCGTACATGACCTTGCAGATGCTTCCGAAATCATGGAAACGCTGTACAGTCACCCATTCTATAAAAAACATTTACAAAACAGAGGCGGTAAACAGCACATCATGCTGGGCTTCTCTGACAGTACCAAAGACGGTGGTTATTTGATGGCCAACTGGTCTATCTTTAATGCGAAAGTAGCCCTTACTGAAACTGCCGACAAGCATAATATTCAACTGGCCTTCTTTGATGGCAGAGGTGGTCCTCCTTCCAGAGGTGGTGGTAAAACACACCGTTTCTATGCTTCTATGGGTAAGGAAATTGCCAATAAAAACATCCAGTTAACCGTTCAGGGTCAAAGTATCAGCTCTCAATACGGATCGATTGACAGTGCCGAATTTAATATGGAGCAACTGATCAATGCGGGGATTTCTGCCGGCATGAAGGAAAAACACAACATCCTGCTGGATCCTTTACATAAAAACCTATTGGATGAAATGGCTACAGAAAGCTTTGAAGCCTTTGTTTCCTTACGTAAACATCCTTTGTTCCTGAGCTACCTGGAGAAATTCTCTCCGCTTACCTTATTGTCTAAGATTACGATCAGCAGCAGACCGGTAAAGAGAAATTCTGGAGAAGCATTGAAGCTCGAAGACTTAAGAGCCATCAGTTTCGTCACCGCATGGAGCCAGCTGAAGCAAAACATACCAGGTTTTTACGGGATCGGAACCGCACTAAAAAGCCAGTTAGATCTTGGAAACTGGGACAAAGTGGTTAAAACTTATCAGGAATCCGGCTACTTTAAAACCATTATCGACAATTGTATGATGTCTATGAGCAAAGCCGATTTCGCCATTACTGCCCATTTTGCCAATGATACAGAATATGGCGCATTCTGGACTACGCTTTACAACGAATTTGAGCTCTCTAAGGAGCTTTTATTAAAGCTGTCCGGACATGAGAGTCTGATGGAGAATTACCCAGTTGAGAAACGCTCTATTTCCGTTAGGGAGAAGATTGTACTGCCATTGGTATTGATCCAGCATTACGCATTAGAACAGCTTCAAAATGACAATATTTCTGAGGAAGAACAGCAGTCATTAGAAAAACTATCTATCAGAACCGTTTATGGTATCGTAAACGCGGGAAGAAACCTCGCTTAA
- a CDS encoding DHA2 family efflux MFS transporter permease subunit has product MAEKGLKKWVITFTVITASLLELIDTTIVNVAIPQIQGNLGATLEDVAWLSTGYAVANVIVLPMSGWLGSRFGRKNYFLFSIVLFTIASFLCGNATNLEELIAFRILQGLAGGGLISTAQAILIETWPREDIGIATALFGLGAVVGPTVGPTIGGYLLEVSSWPLIFYVNIPVGILAAYCTYTFVRETPKEGKGMPVDWWGIVLLAIAVGSLQTVLEKGESEDWFATPYITALAVASVLGLLLFIWRELSTDHPIVNFKIMRHRSFSVGMFTSFILGFGLYGSVFVFPVFCQNLLGFSPLQTGELLFPGGLCTIVMMPFIGIMLKKNIPAQFMATIGMFLFFVFCSMLSNSTLQSGTGDFFLPLIIRGVGMALLFVPLTTLAIQDLKGAEIGQGSGLNNMMRQLGGSFGIAALTTLIHVRQGFHRSNLLVNVNENNPAFTERFNGYIQGFIAKGYNYLDAKSLALKAIEGAVTKQSLLLTYSDAYWVAGLVLLCSIPLLYLQKFKKNVAIPVDVH; this is encoded by the coding sequence ATGGCCGAGAAAGGTTTAAAAAAGTGGGTGATCACGTTCACGGTAATCACAGCCTCCTTACTGGAGCTGATTGATACCACCATTGTGAACGTTGCCATCCCTCAGATACAGGGTAACCTGGGCGCAACCCTCGAGGACGTGGCCTGGTTATCCACCGGTTACGCGGTCGCGAATGTGATCGTTTTACCCATGTCCGGCTGGCTGGGGAGTCGTTTCGGACGTAAAAATTATTTCCTTTTTTCCATTGTTCTCTTTACCATCGCCTCTTTCCTTTGCGGAAATGCGACCAATCTGGAAGAACTTATCGCCTTTCGTATCCTTCAGGGACTTGCTGGAGGAGGATTAATTTCTACCGCACAAGCCATCTTAATTGAAACCTGGCCCCGAGAAGATATCGGTATTGCCACCGCATTATTTGGACTGGGAGCCGTAGTAGGCCCTACTGTAGGTCCAACTATTGGTGGATATTTACTGGAAGTGAGCTCCTGGCCACTGATCTTTTATGTGAACATTCCCGTTGGAATTCTCGCCGCGTACTGTACCTATACCTTTGTGAGGGAAACACCAAAAGAAGGAAAAGGAATGCCGGTAGATTGGTGGGGCATCGTGTTACTCGCGATTGCTGTAGGTAGTTTACAAACGGTTTTAGAAAAAGGAGAAAGTGAAGATTGGTTCGCTACACCATACATTACGGCATTGGCTGTGGCTTCCGTATTGGGCTTATTGCTCTTCATCTGGAGAGAACTGAGCACAGATCACCCGATTGTGAATTTTAAAATTATGAGGCACCGTAGTTTCTCTGTAGGGATGTTTACCTCCTTTATTTTAGGATTCGGATTATATGGTTCTGTGTTTGTATTTCCGGTTTTTTGTCAGAATTTACTGGGCTTCTCGCCGCTTCAAACTGGAGAATTGCTATTCCCAGGGGGACTTTGTACGATTGTCATGATGCCTTTTATCGGGATCATGCTCAAGAAAAATATCCCTGCACAGTTTATGGCAACCATTGGAATGTTCCTTTTCTTCGTTTTCTGTTCTATGCTAAGCAACTCGACTTTACAATCGGGAACCGGAGATTTCTTCCTGCCACTGATCATTAGAGGTGTAGGTATGGCCTTACTATTTGTACCGCTGACTACATTGGCGATTCAGGACCTGAAAGGTGCTGAAATCGGACAGGGATCAGGATTGAACAACATGATGAGACAATTGGGCGGATCTTTTGGTATTGCAGCCTTAACGACCTTAATCCACGTTCGTCAAGGCTTCCACCGCAGTAACTTACTGGTGAATGTCAACGAAAACAACCCGGCCTTTACAGAGCGTTTCAATGGCTATATTCAGGGCTTTATCGCAAAGGGCTACAATTACCTGGATGCCAAATCACTGGCATTGAAAGCAATTGAAGGTGCGGTAACCAAACAAAGTTTACTGCTGACCTACAGCGACGCCTATTGGGTGGCAGGATTGGTGCTATTGTGCTCTATTCCATTGCTGTACTTACAGAAATTCAAGAAAAACGTTGCCATTCCGGTAGACGTACACTAA
- a CDS encoding HlyD family secretion protein, whose protein sequence is METEKKKKNIVIPIILAVLIIVGGIFGVKEFIYYSKHVDTDDAQIDGDISPVVARVGGYVKDINFEENTRVKEGDVLVKLDDSDYKVKLEQAQAGQMGASAGVGVSESQIAATAANTSTARANIEAARVKLSLAQKDYERYANLVKDGSITQQQFDQAKAQKESAQAAFTAANDQYAAAVKQVGTTQSQLAVSHNGVTQRQSDVDFAKLQLSYTDIKAPATGIVSKKNVQKGQLVQAGQSLFSIVNDNSIYVTANFKETQLEDIKPGLKVKVEVDAYPNAEVQGEVYNFAPITGAKGSLLPPDNATGNFVKVVQRIPVKIKITNAPKEILEKLRPGMSVKVSVSIKD, encoded by the coding sequence ATGGAAACTGAAAAGAAAAAAAAGAATATAGTAATCCCGATCATATTAGCAGTATTGATCATTGTAGGCGGGATTTTCGGGGTAAAAGAATTCATCTATTACAGCAAACACGTAGACACGGATGATGCACAGATTGATGGCGACATCAGTCCGGTTGTTGCACGTGTTGGCGGTTACGTAAAAGACATCAATTTCGAAGAAAACACGAGAGTAAAAGAAGGCGATGTTTTGGTGAAACTTGACGACAGCGACTATAAAGTGAAGCTAGAACAAGCGCAGGCAGGCCAGATGGGTGCTAGTGCAGGTGTAGGGGTTTCTGAATCTCAGATTGCCGCTACCGCAGCAAATACCAGCACTGCAAGAGCAAATATCGAAGCTGCAAGGGTAAAATTATCCCTAGCGCAAAAAGATTATGAGCGTTATGCAAATCTGGTAAAAGATGGTTCAATCACCCAGCAGCAATTTGACCAGGCTAAAGCGCAGAAAGAATCTGCACAAGCCGCTTTTACAGCTGCAAATGATCAATATGCTGCAGCAGTAAAACAAGTAGGAACTACACAATCTCAACTGGCAGTGAGCCATAATGGAGTTACACAACGCCAGTCAGATGTAGATTTCGCGAAATTACAGTTGTCTTATACCGATATTAAAGCTCCTGCAACAGGGATTGTTTCTAAAAAGAATGTTCAAAAAGGACAATTGGTTCAAGCTGGACAATCTTTGTTTTCTATCGTGAATGACAACAGCATTTATGTAACTGCAAACTTCAAAGAAACGCAGTTGGAAGACATCAAACCGGGCTTAAAAGTAAAAGTAGAAGTAGATGCTTATCCAAATGCGGAAGTTCAAGGTGAAGTATACAATTTCGCGCCGATTACAGGTGCAAAAGGTTCGCTTCTTCCTCCAGATAATGCGACAGGAAATTTCGTGAAAGTAGTGCAACGTATTCCGGTAAAGATTAAGATTACCAACGCTCCAAAAGAAATCCTGGAAAAACTTCGTCCTGGAATGAGTGTAAAAGTTTCCGTTTCTATAAAAGACTAA
- a CDS encoding TolC family protein: MINRIKFSVIALLLPGMLYAQNTKNLSLSEAIQLGIENSKNLKRSQNKVDAAINQLSIAKDMALPTAEASFLYNHAEIPTNQLIIGGADPINLPKRADAFVGTASVKELIYGGGKLRYAEESTRLLTEVARLDADKDKEEISYAVINTYFSLYKIIQSKKVVAQNLESIAGQLKQAERFFSQGIVTKNDVLRFQLQQANVSLTEMEIENNRKIINYNLDVLLGISEDTELLPTDPNDNLKTLPALSSYLDQAFANRQELRQFDIRNKVAEVNIKSVKANTLPTVGVGADLYYINPSGSFIPPTHQFLVPMTLGANVSWNIGTLWTNKHKVTDARIQQKDVELQKDVFSDQVKTEVNRNYQNYQLSVNKIKVLETSIAQATENDKLLASKYKNNVASAIDRIDAETLLYQAKINLELAKADAGLAYYTLLKSTGKISQ, from the coding sequence ATGATAAATAGAATCAAGTTCAGCGTCATCGCATTGCTCCTGCCGGGAATGCTTTACGCGCAAAACACCAAAAACCTGAGCTTATCGGAGGCCATACAGCTCGGCATTGAAAACAGCAAAAACCTGAAGCGTTCTCAGAACAAGGTAGATGCAGCGATCAATCAGCTGAGCATTGCCAAAGACATGGCTTTGCCAACGGCAGAGGCTTCTTTTCTGTACAATCATGCTGAAATTCCAACCAATCAACTCATCATCGGCGGTGCTGACCCAATTAATTTGCCAAAACGTGCAGATGCATTTGTGGGTACAGCAAGCGTAAAAGAGCTGATTTATGGTGGTGGAAAGCTGAGGTACGCAGAGGAATCCACTCGTTTGCTAACAGAGGTGGCCAGATTAGATGCAGATAAAGATAAGGAGGAGATCAGCTATGCGGTGATCAACACTTATTTTTCACTTTACAAAATCATCCAAAGTAAAAAGGTGGTGGCGCAAAATCTGGAATCCATCGCTGGCCAGCTGAAACAGGCAGAAAGGTTTTTTAGCCAGGGTATCGTCACCAAAAATGACGTGCTCAGGTTCCAGTTGCAACAAGCAAACGTCTCTTTAACAGAGATGGAGATTGAAAACAACCGAAAGATTATAAACTACAATCTGGATGTATTGCTAGGGATTTCTGAAGATACCGAGCTGCTGCCAACAGATCCTAACGATAACCTGAAAACCCTTCCTGCGTTAAGCAGCTACCTGGATCAGGCCTTCGCAAACCGTCAGGAGTTGAGACAGTTTGACATCAGGAATAAAGTAGCCGAGGTAAATATTAAGTCTGTAAAAGCCAATACTTTGCCTACCGTAGGCGTTGGGGCAGATTTGTATTATATCAACCCAAGCGGTTCTTTCATCCCGCCAACTCATCAGTTTTTAGTACCTATGACTTTAGGCGCCAATGTTTCTTGGAATATCGGTACACTTTGGACCAATAAGCATAAAGTAACTGATGCCAGAATTCAGCAGAAAGACGTAGAACTTCAGAAAGATGTTTTTTCCGACCAGGTGAAAACTGAAGTGAATAGAAATTATCAGAATTACCAGCTGTCGGTCAACAAGATTAAAGTATTAGAGACTTCTATCGCACAGGCCACAGAAAACGACAAATTACTGGCTTCAAAATATAAAAACAACGTGGCCTCTGCCATTGATAGAATTGATGCAGAAACGCTGTTATACCAGGCTAAAATTAACCTGGAACTGGCTAAAGCCGATGCCGGACTCGCCTATTATACCTTATTAAAATCAACGGGAAAAATCTCCCAATAA
- a CDS encoding TetR/AcrR family transcriptional regulator, which translates to MEKADKKASILDAAERLFTELGYEGTSTRQIAKESGANMSMINYYFGSKEGVFMEIMSKRIFGFNEQLLSISQDKLSHMEKLLKVVENYAKRILCNPGLHKMMHRELTLSQRPEMFLKVKNSMANNLVVIEQIIDDGITEGSFRQVDVRMLIATVMGTISNVAISPAKITYGTILDINNEEDKSVITNRLIAHLKDILIVYLTPNNDK; encoded by the coding sequence ATGGAAAAAGCAGATAAAAAGGCAAGTATTCTGGACGCTGCGGAGCGATTGTTTACAGAATTGGGCTACGAAGGTACTTCTACCCGCCAAATCGCGAAAGAATCAGGAGCTAACATGTCCATGATCAACTACTACTTCGGCTCCAAAGAAGGAGTTTTCATGGAAATTATGTCCAAAAGAATCTTCGGTTTCAATGAGCAGCTCCTCAGCATCAGTCAGGATAAACTCTCTCACATGGAAAAATTACTGAAAGTAGTTGAAAACTATGCGAAGCGTATTTTATGTAACCCAGGTCTGCATAAAATGATGCACAGAGAACTGACGCTTTCCCAGCGCCCGGAGATGTTTCTGAAAGTAAAGAACTCCATGGCCAATAACCTTGTTGTGATTGAACAAATCATTGATGATGGCATTACAGAAGGTAGTTTCCGACAGGTAGATGTGAGAATGCTTATTGCTACAGTAATGGGCACCATTAGCAACGTGGCCATCTCTCCTGCAAAAATCACCTATGGCACGATTCTCGATATCAACAACGAAGAAGACAAATCCGTGATTACCAACCGTCTAATCGCTCATCTAAAAGACATTCTCATCGTGTATTTAACTCCCAATAATGATAAATAG
- a CDS encoding anti-sigma factor family protein, producing MITIEEEIWDYIDGSSSQEQQLAVEAKIASDPVYRSLYQEFLEINKEMSGLGLEEPSMSFTRNVMEQVKLEIAPVSMKTKVDKRIIYSISGFFIFSMLAIVTYIVANSDFTFQDAKFGKLFSSGQLDFSKYFTPTFIKIFLFVDVLLAFAYLDSFLRTKRHSHQENGIS from the coding sequence ATGATCACTATAGAAGAAGAAATCTGGGATTATATTGATGGCAGCAGCAGCCAGGAACAGCAATTGGCTGTGGAAGCTAAGATTGCCTCAGATCCAGTATACCGTTCCCTATATCAGGAGTTCCTGGAAATCAATAAAGAGATGAGCGGATTGGGTTTGGAAGAACCTTCCATGTCATTTACAAGAAATGTGATGGAGCAGGTAAAGCTGGAAATCGCACCGGTATCGATGAAGACGAAGGTAGACAAACGCATTATTTATAGTATCTCTGGGTTTTTCATCTTTTCGATGCTCGCCATAGTGACTTATATTGTCGCCAATAGCGATTTTACTTTTCAGGATGCAAAATTCGGCAAGTTATTCAGCTCCGGACAACTGGACTTTAGTAAATACTTCACGCCCACTTTCATTAAAATATTTCTATTTGTAGATGTTCTATTGGCTTTCGCTTATCTAGACAGTTTTCTGCGAACAAAGCGTCATAGCCATCAGGAGAATGGGATTTCTTAA
- a CDS encoding RNA polymerase sigma factor, translating to MQHKQSDNELITEVLSGNTAVFSELVKRHQRFVFTLAMRFSKRREDAEEIAQDCFIKAYKALGTYKQTAKFSTWLYTITYTTSMSFLRKKRLDVQSIDDEGSILQLENHTSDFNSDLVEKRSGYVYLNQAIALLSADDASIITLFYQGEQSLEEIGKTLNMESNTVKVKLHRARIRLKEKLQYLLKDEVKELL from the coding sequence ATGCAGCATAAGCAATCCGATAACGAGCTAATTACTGAAGTCCTGTCGGGCAATACCGCGGTTTTTTCCGAACTGGTAAAACGTCATCAGCGCTTTGTATTTACATTGGCAATGCGTTTTTCCAAACGTCGGGAAGATGCAGAAGAGATCGCACAGGATTGTTTCATTAAAGCATACAAGGCCCTCGGTACCTATAAGCAGACTGCAAAATTTTCTACCTGGCTGTATACTATCACCTACACCACGTCCATGAGCTTTTTACGCAAAAAGCGACTGGATGTACAATCGATCGACGATGAAGGGAGTATCCTTCAGCTGGAAAACCATACTTCTGACTTCAATTCAGACCTGGTAGAAAAAAGATCGGGTTATGTGTACCTCAACCAGGCCATTGCCTTACTCTCTGCCGATGATGCCAGTATCATCACCCTGTTCTATCAGGGCGAACAAAGTCTGGAAGAGATCGGAAAGACGCTCAATATGGAAAGCAACACGGTAAAAGTAAAATTGCACCGCGCCAGAATCAGACTGAAAGAAAAATTACAATATTTGTTAAAAGACGAAGTAAAGGAATTATTATGA
- a CDS encoding DUF6249 domain-containing protein yields MGNEILVPITLFLCTTALVFGLRYMSNKEKMAMIERGMDPGLAKSRPSAPMPFVSLKFGLLLVGLGLGLIVALFTVRNIGLDDEEGVAVYFGCLSIFGGLGLIVSYAMEKNWLDKQKYLQ; encoded by the coding sequence ATGGGAAACGAAATATTAGTACCGATCACACTCTTCCTTTGTACTACCGCCCTTGTATTTGGGTTGAGGTATATGTCCAACAAAGAAAAAATGGCCATGATTGAACGCGGCATGGATCCAGGACTGGCCAAATCAAGACCGAGTGCACCAATGCCTTTTGTAAGTTTAAAATTCGGCTTACTATTAGTTGGATTAGGATTAGGATTGATTGTCGCCTTATTCACTGTAAGGAACATCGGATTAGATGACGAAGAAGGAGTGGCCGTTTATTTTGGATGCCTCAGCATTTTCGGAGGATTAGGGTTGATCGTTTCTTATGCGATGGAAAAAAACTGGCTAGACAAGCAGAAATACCTGCAGTAA